A section of the Humulus lupulus chromosome 2, drHumLupu1.1, whole genome shotgun sequence genome encodes:
- the LOC133815366 gene encoding uncharacterized protein LOC133815366 yields the protein MYTTDEMWNGIAVQYGTNDYRDLSRLSPTYREGPPPASSEDGGISWSPSSISGESSSNMDSDLDALIDNAGAKRSKRPRARGLTTSQPGKSSKRSRKTPPPPPPASSSAAASTGQTNVPTTIPPSQAVVPVVAPASQTDIAAVVESQPPVAGQMPSTQLVKRPSASRAQKLTISTHMDSYVVDNAAGPHGSTLISDVMSRIGQSYGNFEAPQWQCLTGTRDRTVLYEKSIEHTAAALAFTAQLNYELNNEVHSSRTLAQEERDLHLKANDDLKAVNTKLEAVVKERHGNGSEAKCGTGGER from the exons atgtataccacagacgagatgtggaatgggatagctgtgcagtatgggaccaatgactatagggacctttcgaggttatcaccaacttatagggaaggccctccccccgcctcttctgaagacgggggaatttcatggtccccaagctcgatctcgggggaaagttcca gcaacatggactccgacctcgacgccctcatcgacaatgcgggtgccaagaggagcaagcgccccagggcaaggggactgacaaccagtcagcctgggaaaagctccaagagatctaggaaaacgcctcctcctcccccgccggcttcgagctctgctgctgcgtcgactggccagactaacgtccccacgacgataccaccctcgcaggccgtcgtccctgtggtggcgccggcctcgcagactgATATCGCTGCCGTGgttgaatcccaacctcctgtggcgggtcaaatgccttctacccagctcgtcaaaagaccttctgcttcccgagcccAGAAGCTAACtatttccacccatatggattcgtatgtggtggataatgctgccggtcctcacgggtctacgctgatctcggatgtaatgtcccggattggccagagctacggcaattttgaggctcctcagtggcagtgtctaactggcactcgggaccgcactgtcctgtacgagaagagtatcgagcacactgccgcg gctcttgctttcactgcccagcttaattacgagctgaacaacgaggtccattcgagcaggaccctcgcccaagaggagagggacctccaccttaaagCGAATGACGACCTGAAGGCAgtgaatactaagctcgaggcagtggttaaggagc